One bacterium genomic window, TTCATTACCGGATCGATGATGCCGCTGTCCGCACCCGCTTCTACGGCCAGGTTGATGAAGGCGGCGTTCATCAACTTGCGGGCGGGTATGCCGAACGAGACGTTGCTCATGCCCCCGGTGATGTGGATCTCTGGCCCGTAGCGCTCTCGGAGGGTGCGGATCGCCTCCAGGGTGTGCAGCCCGAAGCTGCTGTCCACCGAGATGGGGAACACGAGCGGATCCACGAACAGGTCACCGATACGAAGGCCCGCACCTAGCGCCCTCTCCACCATCCGGGAGGCGTTGTCGATCCGCTCCCCGGCGCTCGACGGCATGCCGTCCGCCCCGGCCGCGGTGACGATCGCCCTGGCGCCGTACTCGACCGCGAGCTCCACGGCCTCGGTCCGCTCCAGGGAGGCCGAGTTGAGGATCGGTGAGGCGTCGCCGGATCGGCGAGCGGCGGCCAGCCCGGCCTCGATAACGGTGATGTCGGAGGAGTCCACCGAGATAGGGAGAGCAGTCAGCGAGCCGACGTAACCGACCAACCACTCCATGGCGGCCCGCTGCTCGCCTGTCCGGAGGGAGATCTCGTCTACGTTCACGTCCAGGTAGTGGGCGCCGGTCCGTTCCTGATCGGCCACCACCCGGCGCAGGTACTCGAGGCCCAGGTCCGGGTCGCCTCCTCTCCCCATGGCTGCATCCACCGCCAGGGCGATGTGCTTGATCCGGCCCTCGTCATAGGCTTTGGTGGCCCGCATGGCGTCGGAGATCGGGAGCAGCCCGGACTCCCCGTCGAGGGTCTCGAAGGTGACGCCCTCCACGCCGTTCTCAACGGCGAAGCGCTTGCCCTTCCGCAGGACGATGCGGCTGGTATGGACGTTCTCGCCGATGACGACGAACCTCGGTTGCTTCATCGCATCACCAACTCGGAAGCCGCCGGGCTCCCGCCCTCGGGGGCCGGCGGGAGGGTGTCGGGCATGGGCTTCATCTGGCATCCCTCCACGAAGATCTCGAAGAAGTCGGGGGTGGTCTCGAGTTCGAGATGCGTCACCCGCTTGGCCAGTTCCTCGGCCCGGGGACGTCTGGTCCTGTCCAGAAGCAGCGCACGCGCTCCCTCGATAGACGCGTTCCCCACCTTGACCACCCGCTCCTCGGGCACGGGCGCGATGAGGCCGATCTCGATCGCGTTGGGGACGTTCAGGTAGCTGGCGAACCCTCCCGCCAGGTAGAGGCGGTCGATACCGGATGGCGTGACCCCGGCAGTGCGCATCACGATGAACTGGCCGCAATAGTTGGCGGCCTTGGCCTGGGCGAGGTTCCCGATATCACGCCTCGAGAAGGTGATGCCCCGGTCGGGCACCAGGTCGATGGCGGCCAGCCTGCGGTCG contains:
- a CDS encoding dihydropteroate synthase, with the protein product MKQPRFVVIGENVHTSRIVLRKGKRFAVENGVEGVTFETLDGESGLLPISDAMRATKAYDEGRIKHIALAVDAAMGRGGDPDLGLEYLRRVVADQERTGAHYLDVNVDEISLRTGEQRAAMEWLVGYVGSLTALPISVDSSDITVIEAGLAAARRSGDASPILNSASLERTEAVELAVEYGARAIVTAAGADGMPSSAGERIDNASRMVERALGAGLRIGDLFVDPLVFPISVDSSFGLHTLEAIRTLRERYGPEIHITGGMSNVSFGIPARKLMNAAFINLAVEAGADSGIIDPVMNPPAAVFSVDRDSEAYGLAEDTLLGRDEMCMNYIMAWRKGRLDTPVG